A window from Flammeovirgaceae bacterium encodes these proteins:
- a CDS encoding DUF423 domain-containing protein — MMGLQKKLIMLGALMGGFSVAFGAFGAHALKGILLAHGRAGTYELAVTYQFYHALALLALAALADKLNAQKASWSALAFVSGTLVFSGSLYILSLSGNTLWGAVTPVGGVLLLTGWLFFLLSARK, encoded by the coding sequence ATGATGGGCCTACAGAAAAAATTAATCATGCTGGGCGCGCTAATGGGAGGGTTTTCCGTAGCCTTTGGCGCCTTTGGCGCCCACGCCCTGAAAGGCATCCTTCTGGCACATGGGAGGGCCGGTACGTACGAACTGGCTGTGACCTACCAGTTCTACCATGCCCTTGCCTTGTTGGCCTTGGCGGCCCTGGCCGATAAACTAAATGCCCAAAAGGCCTCCTGGTCGGCCTTGGCCTTTGTTTCCGGCACGCTGGTGTTCAGCGGAAGCTTGTACATTTTGTCCCTCAGCGGAAATACCCTTTGGGGGGCGGTCACCCCTGTGGGAGGCGTGCTGCTGTTGACAGGCTGGTTGTTCTTCCTGCTCAGCGCAAGGAAGTAG
- a CDS encoding DUF1573 domain-containing protein yields the protein MKHLIALFFSILVFSAGLAQDQPPAPPTGPVIQWENANYDFGDLEQGERVETTFKFINAGTAPLIITNVEVTCGCTTPKGWPRDPIPPGGHGELTIAFNSVGKYGRQNKVVKVVSNAVSPQNQVVFTANVLPKK from the coding sequence ATGAAGCACTTAATTGCCCTTTTCTTTTCCATTTTGGTTTTCTCGGCCGGCCTGGCGCAGGACCAGCCGCCTGCCCCGCCCACAGGGCCGGTGATCCAATGGGAAAACGCCAACTACGACTTTGGGGACCTGGAACAGGGGGAGAGGGTGGAAACCACCTTTAAATTTATCAATGCGGGCACGGCCCCGTTGATCATTACCAACGTGGAAGTGACCTGTGGGTGCACCACCCCAAAAGGATGGCCACGGGACCCCATCCCTCCCGGGGGCCATGGGGAGCTTACCATAGCCTTCAACAGCGTGGGGAAGTATGGCCGTCAAAACAAAGTGGTGAAGGTGGTTTCAAATGCCGTGTCCCCACAAAACCAGGTCGTGTTCACGGCCAACGTGCTCCCCAAAAAGTAG
- a CDS encoding NUDIX domain-containing protein: MPKSLHEIYGNRVRVRACGVCVVENKILMVNHSGLTDGDFWAPPGGGLGMHETAHQAVEREFLEETNLKVKPGDLLFVTEYYKAPLHAIELFFNVALVEGTLKKGLDPEMKPAAQAIVDVRFLSWGEIAGMDGRHLHGAFKFVSEPAKILDLRGYIKL; encoded by the coding sequence ATGCCAAAATCTTTACATGAAATATACGGGAACAGGGTAAGGGTAAGGGCATGCGGGGTTTGTGTCGTGGAAAACAAAATCCTGATGGTGAACCATAGCGGACTGACGGACGGGGATTTTTGGGCACCGCCTGGCGGGGGACTTGGGATGCATGAGACCGCTCACCAGGCCGTGGAGCGGGAATTTTTGGAAGAAACAAACCTCAAAGTAAAACCCGGGGACCTGTTGTTTGTCACCGAATATTACAAGGCGCCCCTCCACGCCATAGAGTTGTTTTTCAACGTGGCCCTGGTGGAAGGCACCCTGAAAAAAGGCCTGGACCCGGAAATGAAACCTGCGGCCCAGGCCATTGTGGACGTGCGTTTTTTATCCTGGGGGGAAATCGCAGGGATGGATGGGCGCCACCTTCACGGGGCGTTCAAATTCGTCAGTGAACCGGCCAAAATCCTTGATTTAAGGGGCTATATTAAATTATGA
- a CDS encoding DUF3822 family protein: MAAAAQSYKLIRKIKDEKFDVDHLHQYVLLVHLGVRDLQIGVVDAQERLVLFEDYIFQNLNSSEGLLALLKELFEAHHLLTAGFWKKVKFSIKNNKLVQVPQALFVEDAAPEYLRLNAKLNPEKEMVLHCENVKNNIITVFALHKDIHQWIGGLYVNSQVNFVHQSASLIEGVLNEPIAGTKPPLFVYIDRFKLHILVVKEGRLVYYNQFVIQQFSDYVKYIMLVLNAMQMGQQDSKIVLWGYIGKNSPHAIEFSKYIKNVSFGGRPKHLKFGYLFDEVQDHHFYDLYALHLLCN; this comes from the coding sequence TTGGCAGCTGCCGCCCAGAGCTATAAGCTGATCAGGAAAATCAAAGATGAAAAATTTGATGTAGACCATCTGCATCAATATGTTTTGCTTGTTCACCTGGGTGTGCGCGACCTACAAATAGGGGTTGTTGACGCCCAGGAACGGCTTGTCCTTTTTGAAGATTACATTTTTCAAAACCTAAACTCCAGTGAAGGGCTGCTGGCATTGCTCAAAGAATTGTTTGAGGCACACCACCTGCTTACGGCCGGTTTTTGGAAAAAGGTTAAGTTCTCCATCAAAAACAACAAATTGGTGCAGGTGCCACAGGCACTGTTCGTGGAGGATGCCGCACCCGAGTACCTAAGGCTAAACGCAAAATTGAACCCCGAAAAAGAGATGGTGCTGCATTGCGAAAATGTAAAAAACAATATCATCACCGTATTTGCCTTGCATAAAGACATCCATCAATGGATAGGTGGGCTTTATGTCAATTCACAGGTAAACTTTGTCCACCAGTCGGCAAGCCTGATAGAAGGTGTGCTCAATGAGCCCATTGCAGGCACAAAGCCCCCCCTCTTTGTTTACATCGACCGTTTCAAGCTGCATATTTTGGTCGTGAAGGAAGGCCGCCTGGTGTACTACAACCAGTTTGTCATTCAGCAATTTTCCGATTATGTCAAATACATCATGCTGGTGCTGAACGCCATGCAGATGGGCCAGCAGGACAGCAAAATCGTTCTGTGGGGGTACATTGGAAAAAACTCCCCACATGCCATTGAATTCTCCAAGTATATCAAAAACGTGTCTTTTGGCGGACGGCCAAAGCACCTAAAGTTCGGCTATCTGTTCGATGAAGTGCAGGATCACCACTTTTACGATTTGTACGCCCTGCACCTCCTGTGCAACTGA
- the coaD gene encoding pantetheine-phosphate adenylyltransferase, which yields MKRIAIFPGSFDPFTKGHEDIVLRGLKLFDEIIVGIGYNSTKSKRYFEIGLMVKKIEETFAGHPNIKVLTFAELTAAFAKKHHANYLLRGLRNTTDFEYENSISQVNRHLNADLESVFLITTPQFAAISSSIIREVHRYKGDVSAFLPYSL from the coding sequence ATGAAAAGGATAGCCATTTTTCCCGGTTCTTTTGACCCCTTCACCAAAGGGCACGAAGACATTGTGCTCAGGGGGCTCAAATTATTTGATGAAATCATCGTGGGGATAGGGTACAACAGCACAAAAAGCAAGCGCTATTTCGAGATCGGGCTGATGGTAAAAAAAATAGAAGAAACCTTTGCCGGCCACCCCAATATAAAGGTGCTCACCTTTGCCGAGCTCACCGCGGCCTTTGCAAAAAAGCACCATGCCAATTATTTGCTCCGCGGCCTGCGGAACACCACGGACTTTGAATACGAAAACAGCATTTCGCAGGTAAACCGCCACCTCAACGCTGACCTTGAATCCGTTTTCCTGATCACCACCCCGCAGTTTGCGGCCATCAGTTCCTCCATCATTAGGGAAGTGCACCGCTACAAAGGGGATGTATCGGCATTCCTCCCCTACTCCCTTTAG
- a CDS encoding NUDIX domain-containing protein, whose amino-acid sequence MNLFVNDTPVTLRKSGHPGVGSYNYTIDATCGDITKAGLIHHVWIKNVEVKDMKTILELLHSKVPTNLLSLDLTTDHYKEVKDFIKKQFKLVKAAGGVVRKKDKLLMIYRMKKWDLPKGKREKGERSRETAVREVEEESNIKVKLGEGICTTWHTYTMNKKNMIKHTKWYMMNAVDDGHMKPCLEEDIEELRWMTQKEVYHALQNSYKSIRFVFEEYYKKTEGLKLDLGH is encoded by the coding sequence ATGAACCTATTTGTCAACGACACGCCCGTTACGCTTAGAAAGTCGGGGCACCCAGGGGTGGGAAGTTACAATTATACCATTGACGCCACATGTGGGGACATCACCAAGGCGGGGCTTATACACCATGTTTGGATAAAAAATGTAGAGGTAAAGGACATGAAAACCATTCTGGAACTCCTTCACTCCAAAGTCCCCACCAACCTATTGTCCCTGGACCTTACCACCGACCATTATAAGGAAGTAAAGGATTTCATCAAAAAGCAATTCAAACTGGTGAAGGCAGCAGGGGGCGTGGTGCGCAAGAAGGACAAGCTTTTGATGATCTACCGGATGAAAAAATGGGACCTTCCCAAAGGCAAGAGGGAAAAAGGCGAGCGTAGCCGCGAGACGGCCGTCAGGGAAGTGGAAGAAGAGAGCAACATCAAGGTAAAATTAGGCGAGGGAATATGCACCACCTGGCACACCTATACCATGAACAAAAAAAACATGATCAAGCACACGAAATGGTACATGATGAATGCCGTGGACGATGGACATATGAAGCCTTGCCTGGAAGAAGACATTGAAGAGTTGCGTTGGATGACACAGAAGGAGGTGTACCATGCCCTTCAAAACTCCTATAAGTCCATTCGCTTTGTGTTTGAAGAATACTACAAAAAAACAGAAGGCCTGAAGTTGGACCTGGGGCACTAA
- a CDS encoding orotate phosphoribosyltransferase — MKPITTNPSTATSVAGKLLEIEAIKLNYKSPFTWSSGWKSPIYCDNRLSLSYPEIRTYIKEALAATIQGHFGKADYVAGVATAGIAQGALVADKLGLPYVYVRPKPKEHGMGNQIEGRIEKGKKVVLVEDLISTGGSSLKAAKALQEAGCKVIGMVAIFTYGFEVAENNFIQAKIPLVCLSDFKALLHAAVQQKYIGEDDLIHVKSWRLDPAHWK, encoded by the coding sequence ATGAAGCCCATTACCACCAATCCGTCCACCGCCACCTCCGTTGCGGGGAAGTTGCTCGAAATTGAAGCCATAAAGCTCAATTATAAAAGCCCGTTTACCTGGAGTTCGGGGTGGAAATCCCCCATTTATTGCGACAATCGGCTTTCCCTCTCCTACCCCGAAATCCGTACCTACATCAAGGAAGCCCTGGCCGCGACCATACAAGGCCACTTTGGCAAGGCCGACTACGTGGCAGGGGTGGCCACGGCAGGGATAGCACAGGGCGCCCTGGTGGCCGACAAGCTGGGGTTGCCCTATGTGTACGTGCGCCCAAAGCCGAAGGAGCATGGCATGGGAAACCAAATAGAGGGCAGGATTGAAAAGGGGAAGAAAGTGGTATTGGTGGAGGACCTTATCTCTACGGGGGGAAGTTCGCTAAAGGCGGCCAAAGCCCTACAGGAGGCTGGCTGCAAAGTAATAGGCATGGTGGCCATTTTTACTTACGGGTTTGAAGTAGCGGAAAACAACTTTATCCAGGCAAAAATCCCTTTGGTGTGCCTTAGCGATTTCAAGGCCTTGTTACATGCGGCCGTTCAGCAGAAGTACATTGGCGAAGACGACCTCATCCATGTGAAATCATGGCGGCTGGACCCAGCCCATTGGAAGTGA
- a CDS encoding TIGR02757 family protein: MDEKVAIYNQPGFVADDPVSIPHTYSKKQDIEIAGFFAATLAWGQRGTIVKKGRELFALMDNAPHDFIINHRLRDLKVFEQFKHRTFNATDCLYFIRFLRGHYQRHVSLESAFPLGKGDPDVGPALVHFHKLFFGLEDSPPRTRKHVATPARKSACKRLNMFLRWMVRNDGQGVDFGLWGTIAPSQLVCPCDIHVERVARKLGLIARKPLDWRTALELTSALKRFDPFDPVKYDFALFGLGVEGRLASLPMGWVQPP; this comes from the coding sequence TTGGACGAAAAGGTGGCCATATACAACCAGCCCGGCTTCGTAGCAGACGATCCGGTTTCCATTCCGCACACCTATTCAAAGAAGCAGGATATTGAAATTGCCGGTTTTTTTGCCGCCACCCTCGCCTGGGGGCAAAGGGGCACCATTGTGAAAAAGGGCCGGGAACTGTTTGCCTTAATGGACAATGCCCCTCACGATTTTATCATAAACCACAGGCTGCGCGACCTAAAGGTTTTTGAACAATTCAAACACCGGACATTCAACGCCACGGACTGCCTCTATTTCATACGGTTTTTAAGGGGCCACTACCAGCGGCATGTTTCATTGGAGTCGGCATTTCCCTTGGGCAAGGGCGATCCGGACGTGGGGCCTGCCCTTGTCCATTTTCACAAACTGTTCTTTGGCCTTGAAGACAGCCCCCCCAGGACGCGAAAACATGTGGCCACCCCGGCCAGGAAATCGGCCTGCAAGCGCCTCAATATGTTCCTCAGGTGGATGGTCAGGAATGACGGGCAAGGGGTGGACTTTGGCCTTTGGGGCACAATTGCCCCATCCCAGCTCGTGTGCCCTTGCGATATACACGTGGAGCGGGTGGCCAGGAAACTGGGGTTAATAGCCCGCAAGCCATTGGATTGGCGTACCGCCTTGGAGTTGACCTCGGCCCTTAAACGGTTTGACCCCTTCGACCCCGTAAAATATGATTTTGCGCTATTTGGGCTGGGGGTGGAGGGCCGCCTGGCATCACTTCCAATGGGCTGGGTCCAGCCGCCATGA
- a CDS encoding LysM peptidoglycan-binding domain-containing protein: MIKLIFLVAHLWTAPDRYAPSDSLRLETINGKTFVIHQVDEQETLYGISRRYGATIAQILEYNKEADAGLSVGQILKVPYVPRAAVAAPGKDYHTVAAGETLFSISRLYNLAVEDLKSMNNLTSNALSVGQRLLVKSTGTPAVQPEVRGTTVVGYHNVAPQETLYAIARQYGVTIQQLKEWNNLEGSNLEAGQLLRVAAPGIKPPDMPLTDSTQRPVEQVPVAPPRETVVKISENVAGTDEVKEHGLAELIEGTGGDRKYLALHRSAKPGTILKVRNELNNREVFVRVVGPFPPTSVNDNIIIKISKSAFDRLGGIDTKFRAEVTYYK, from the coding sequence ATGATAAAGTTAATTTTTTTGGTTGCCCATTTGTGGACGGCCCCCGATCGTTATGCCCCATCCGACTCCCTGCGCCTGGAAACCATTAACGGGAAGACCTTCGTCATCCATCAGGTTGATGAGCAGGAGACCTTGTACGGTATTTCCCGAAGGTATGGCGCCACCATTGCCCAGATTTTGGAATACAACAAAGAGGCCGATGCCGGCCTGAGCGTGGGGCAAATCTTAAAAGTCCCTTATGTGCCCCGTGCGGCCGTGGCCGCTCCCGGGAAGGATTACCATACGGTGGCCGCAGGGGAGACCCTTTTCTCCATCTCCAGGCTTTATAACCTGGCGGTGGAAGACCTGAAGTCGATGAACAACCTTACTTCCAATGCTTTGTCGGTGGGGCAGCGGTTGTTGGTGAAAAGCACGGGCACGCCCGCGGTGCAGCCCGAGGTGAGGGGCACCACGGTGGTTGGTTACCACAACGTGGCGCCACAGGAGACGCTTTATGCCATCGCCCGCCAGTATGGCGTCACCATCCAGCAGTTAAAGGAGTGGAACAACCTCGAAGGCAGCAACCTGGAGGCAGGGCAATTGCTACGCGTGGCAGCCCCGGGCATAAAGCCACCTGACATGCCCCTAACCGACAGCACCCAAAGGCCTGTGGAACAGGTCCCGGTGGCCCCACCCCGGGAAACGGTGGTAAAAATATCCGAAAACGTGGCCGGAACGGATGAGGTGAAAGAGCACGGCCTGGCAGAACTGATCGAAGGCACGGGTGGCGATAGGAAATACCTCGCGTTGCACCGCAGTGCCAAGCCGGGCACCATCCTTAAGGTGAGGAACGAACTGAACAACCGCGAGGTCTTTGTGCGCGTGGTGGGCCCTTTTCCCCCAACCAGCGTAAACGATAATATCATCATTAAAATTTCCAAGTCCGCATTCGACCGGTTGGGGGGCATAGACACCAAATTCAGGGCAGAGGTGACCTATTACAAATAA
- a CDS encoding nodulation protein NfeD yields the protein MMVFSMLWGLGPQAALGQSRPKVMVMEIKAEIDPRMTRYVNLALDHAENIGADYVIVEMDTYGGVLTDSKDIVDRILDFEAPIWVFINKDAASAGALISIACDSIYMAPGATIGAATVVQGGTGEAAPDKYQSYMRSIMRSTAEHNGRDPRIAEGMVDERIAIDSITTEGSVITFTTKEALKYGYCEAQVSSIDDILQRNGVPDYELVRFEVGNVEKVIAFFLNPFISGILILVIMGGLYFELQTPGVGFPILASITALVLYLVPYYLNGLAQNWEIIALFVGIVLILLEVFVIPGFGLAGITGIAMTVGAMVLIMVNNDFFNFDMVPLNDIIVASLAIFGGLTGGVLLLFVGGVRLSHSGLFKRISLTDTQAQSEGYTSNFNTGMDLVGKTGTAYTVLRPSGKIMVEDQIYDAFSRGDYIEKGDTVKVLGIEGSTLKVRKVTA from the coding sequence ATGATGGTATTTTCCATGCTTTGGGGGCTTGGCCCGCAGGCCGCTTTGGGGCAATCCAGGCCCAAGGTGATGGTCATGGAAATTAAGGCCGAAATCGACCCCAGGATGACGCGGTACGTCAATTTGGCCCTGGACCATGCGGAAAACATAGGCGCGGATTACGTCATAGTGGAAATGGACACTTACGGTGGCGTGCTCACCGATTCAAAGGATATTGTGGACCGGATTTTGGACTTTGAGGCGCCCATCTGGGTGTTTATCAACAAAGATGCCGCCTCTGCCGGTGCCCTTATCTCCATCGCCTGTGACAGTATTTATATGGCCCCGGGGGCCACGATAGGGGCGGCCACGGTGGTGCAGGGGGGCACAGGGGAAGCCGCGCCCGACAAGTACCAGTCCTACATGAGGTCGATCATGCGCTCCACCGCAGAACACAATGGCAGGGACCCGCGCATCGCGGAGGGCATGGTGGACGAACGCATCGCCATCGACAGCATCACTACCGAAGGAAGCGTGATCACCTTTACCACCAAAGAGGCCCTTAAGTACGGCTATTGCGAGGCCCAGGTATCGTCCATAGACGATATCCTACAGAGGAACGGTGTCCCCGATTACGAATTGGTGCGCTTTGAGGTGGGCAACGTAGAGAAAGTCATTGCCTTCTTCCTCAACCCCTTCATCAGCGGCATCCTCATCCTCGTTATCATGGGCGGGTTGTATTTTGAGCTACAAACCCCGGGGGTAGGATTTCCCATCCTCGCCTCCATCACGGCACTGGTCCTGTACTTGGTCCCCTATTACCTCAATGGGCTTGCCCAAAACTGGGAGATCATCGCGTTGTTCGTAGGGATCGTCCTCATCCTTTTGGAGGTCTTTGTGATACCCGGCTTTGGCCTGGCCGGGATCACCGGCATTGCGATGACGGTGGGGGCCATGGTGCTGATCATGGTCAACAACGACTTTTTCAATTTTGATATGGTGCCGTTGAACGACATCATCGTGGCCTCGCTGGCCATTTTTGGAGGGCTCACGGGCGGGGTGCTCCTGCTCTTTGTGGGAGGGGTACGGTTGAGCCATTCCGGCCTTTTCAAAAGGATATCCCTAACGGACACACAGGCCCAGTCGGAAGGATATACCTCCAACTTCAACACCGGGATGGACCTGGTAGGGAAAACGGGCACGGCCTATACGGTACTGAGGCCCAGTGGGAAAATCATGGTCGAAGACCAAATTTACGATGCCTTCTCCCGGGGCGACTACATCGAAAAAGGGGACACGGTTAAGGTGCTGGGGATCGAGGGCTCTACCCTGAAGGTAAGGAAAGTAACCGCATGA
- the kdsB gene encoding 3-deoxy-manno-octulosonate cytidylyltransferase, producing the protein MKIVGIIPARYASTRFPAKPLADIAGQTMIEWVYGQAKKSGALERVVVATDNQKIYDHVKNKGGEVCMTSENHVSGTDRCAEALASLGGPYDYVVNIQGDEPFIDPRQIDLLATLLDGEAELATLIKKIASPEALHNGNIVKVVCNVKNEAIYFSRSALPHLRNVQATAWFGQHTYYKHIGMYGYRTDILGEITQLAPSSLELAESLEQLRWIENGYTIKVAETDIESMGIDTPEDLEKAVEYLIKK; encoded by the coding sequence ATGAAAATAGTAGGAATCATCCCCGCCCGCTACGCCTCCACCCGGTTTCCTGCCAAGCCCCTGGCGGATATTGCCGGGCAAACCATGATTGAATGGGTGTATGGGCAGGCCAAAAAGTCGGGGGCCCTGGAGCGGGTGGTCGTGGCCACCGACAATCAAAAGATTTATGATCATGTAAAGAACAAAGGCGGAGAAGTCTGTATGACTTCTGAAAATCATGTGAGTGGTACCGATCGCTGTGCCGAGGCCTTGGCCTCCCTGGGCGGCCCATATGATTATGTGGTGAACATACAGGGCGATGAACCTTTTATAGACCCGCGGCAAATTGATTTGCTGGCCACGCTGTTGGATGGGGAGGCCGAGCTGGCCACGCTGATCAAAAAAATTGCCAGCCCTGAAGCCCTGCATAATGGCAATATTGTGAAGGTTGTGTGCAATGTCAAAAACGAGGCCATTTACTTCAGCAGGAGCGCGCTGCCCCATTTGCGAAATGTGCAGGCCACAGCGTGGTTTGGCCAGCATACGTATTACAAACACATAGGCATGTATGGCTACCGGACTGACATCCTAGGTGAGATCACACAACTGGCCCCCTCTTCGCTTGAGCTTGCCGAATCGCTGGAACAACTGCGCTGGATTGAGAATGGCTATACCATCAAAGTAGCGGAAACGGATATAGAGTCGATGGGGATAGACACGCCAGAAGATTTGGAAAAGGCGGTTGAATACCTAATTAAGAAATAA